Proteins encoded in a region of the Oncorhynchus gorbuscha isolate QuinsamMale2020 ecotype Even-year linkage group LG16, OgorEven_v1.0, whole genome shotgun sequence genome:
- the LOC123999530 gene encoding uncharacterized protein LOC123999530, giving the protein MDVQLSISFLRDRLGLAIDEAVRTAVESVLCETVRLLTGLQGDQQHGLSSVTQRDQDTLGLKQRFEAPSGGDWRVQAGSSGAFSNTGLRVSDGRCNTKNPMGQTTCSTSQASQRTTVEPHPQEVVEDCAGLPDPFDLVSAGPVMVDYEEGQGMGIPEEWELMNRVYKTEHNEDMALIDGGGTTQFADDHRLHEGDQRTVAVPLEGEMAAKPQDALHPCFSPANIKTERPEIERCCMAEEALALPLAHPANSGVEAGEFGQEQVEAGPQDFVGRLRLWLEQLCPEVVREYEREGCLCELSRRKLIKFSVSFIVEEFGFYPTSAQKTMLAEHIVELFPGLRLCAPSAGINGIEHLYDPLSRTGYIETRLRNSRRTLEDHKKKYVLKRRRPEPGLADPPVPRLGSGLLETQSSEETQRWMELMKRTRPLTRNLPTIHSAMDLTFNARRRWISNTRPSMRAVLAEYPRFLDVPTTIDLEFERMFPGKGHSFLAQWSSFVLPRLYQIAECEKHPDISALLQLAATQQGDSYTMTMLKVLIYVLPPTNTSRASVTSRSSVRQAIRYLVDIVPIDTMVSSLFCDLTSLEGPESVSHAQPYILSVGPLEAPGRQLCIVFPVDRIAIPLPQESLSNALDKLFKLLRVFELGYPDQLASLYGFLEHLYGLEMTPQDNHDSPSGKGSKVLELLSRLHTPS; this is encoded by the exons ATGGATGTCCAGTTGTCCATCAGCTTCCTGAGGGACAGACTGGGCCTGGCCATTGACGAGGCAGTGCGTACAGCAGTGGAGTCTGTGCTGTGTGAGACTGTGCGTCTGTTAACCGGGCTCCAAGGGGACCAGCAGCATGGACTTTCCTCAGTGACCCAGAGAGACCAGGACACCTTGGGACTGAAGCAGAGGTTTGAGGCCCCCAGTGGGGGTGACTGGAGGGTGCAGGCTGGGTCTTCAGGGGCATTCTCTAACACAGGACTGAGGGTTAGTGATGGGCGCTGCAACACTAAGAATCCAATGGGTCAGACCACTTGCTCAACCTCCCAAGCATCACAAAGGACCACCGTGGAGCCCCATCCCcaggaggtggtggaggactgTGCTGGACTGCCTGACCCGTTTGACCTTGTGTCGGCTGGTCCAGTGATGGTGGACTATGAGGAGGGTCAGGGCATGGGGATCCCAGAGGAGTGGGAACTGATGAACAGAGTGTACAAGACGGAGCACAATGAAGACATGGCCCTTATTGATGGGGGCGGTACCACTCAAT TTGCAGATGACCACAGGCTGCATGAAGGAGACCAGAGGACTGTGGCTGTGCCcctggagggagagatggctgcCAAGCCCCAGGACGCATTGCACCCCTGCTTCAGCCCAGCCAACATCAAAACAGAGCGACCTGAGATAGAGAGATGCTGCATGGCTGAGGAGGCCCTTGCTCTGCCTCTGGCTCATCCTGCCAAT AGTGGTGTGGAGGCCGGTGAGTTTGGGCAGGAGCAGGTGGAGGCTGGTCCACAGGACTTTGTAGGTCGCCTGCGCCTGTGGCTGGAGCAGCTGTGTCCTGAGGTGGTCCGGGAGTACGAGAGGGAGGGCTGTCTGTGTGAGCTGTCCCGCAGGAAGCTTATCAAGTTCTCTGTGTCCTTCATCGTTGAGGAGTTTGGATT CTACCCTACCTCTGCTCAGAAGACCATGCTGGCAGAGCACATAGTGGAGCTCTTCCCAGGACTCAGGCTCTGTGCACCCTCTGCTGGCATCAACGGCATA GAACACTTGTACGACCCTTTGTCCCGTACGGGTTACATTGAGACGCGCCTGCGCAACTCTCGACGCACCCTTGAAGACCACAAGAAGAAGTATGTGCTGAAGAGGCGTCGGCCAGAGCCAGGCTTGGCGGACCCTCCTGTACCTAGATTGGGGTCTGGGCTCCTGGAGACACAGTCCAGTGAGGAGACCCAGAGGTGGATGGAGCTGATGAAGAGAACCAGGCCCCTGACTAGGAACCTGCCTACCATCCACAGTGCTATGGACCTCACATTCAACGCACGCAGGAGGTGGATCAGCAACACACGGCCTAGTATGAGGGCTGTGTTGGCCGAGTACCCACGTTTTCTTGACGTTCCCACCACT ATTGACCTGGAGTTTGAGAGGATGTTCCCAGGTAAAGGCCACTCCTTCCTGGCCCAGTGGTCGTCGTTCGTGTTGCCCAGGCTGTACCAGATTGCAGAGTGTGAAAAACACCCGGACATCTCTGCACTTCTCCAACTGGCTGCCACACAGCAAGGAG ACTCCTACACCATGACTATGCTAAAAGTCCTGATCTATGTGCTACCACCAACAAACACCAGTAGAGCCTCCGTAACCTCCAGGAGCAGTGTCAGGCAGGCCATTCGGTATCTGGTGGACATTGTACCG ATAGACACCATGGTGTCCTCCTTATTCTGTGACCTTACCTCCTTGGAGGGCCCAGAGTCTGTGTCCCACGCTCAGCCCTACATATTGAGCGTGGGGCCCCTGGAGGCCCCTGGCCGGCAGCTTTGCATCGTGTTCCCTGTTGATAGGATTGCAATCCCCCTGCCTCAGGAGAGCCTGAGCAATGCACTGGACAAGCTTTTCAAGCTTCTGCGTGTGTTTGAACTGGGGTACCCAGATCAGCTAGCCTCCCTGTATGGCTTCCTTGAGCACCTGTATGGGCTGGAGATGACCCCACAAGATAACCATGACTCCCCCAGTGGCAAGGGGTCAAAAGTGCTTGAACTTTTATCACGGCTCCACACGCCCTCCTGA
- the LOC123998590 gene encoding LOW QUALITY PROTEIN: all-trans-retinol 13,14-reductase-like (The sequence of the model RefSeq protein was modified relative to this genomic sequence to represent the inferred CDS: inserted 1 base in 1 codon; deleted 1 base in 1 codon), producing the protein MWIIVAIICAALAALLYKYVFRTSGLNPFDIDTREPLKPLVTQKKEKNKVLKQSFLASKVPEKLDAIVIGSGIGGLGVAVLLAKVGKRVLVLEQHDRAGGCCHTFTEKGFEFDVGIHYIGDLLEHKPFRCMLDQLTNGQLQWEPLNNPFDQVVLGPPGNRRTYPIYSGRNRFPDELKKLFPGEEAAIDEYMRLVKKAGHNIWFLVLLKLIPVPLAKFLVYTGLANRLSFFFRMASRSVTEVVNELTKNNDLRVIFSYIFGTYGNMPKEASFSMHSLMVCHYLTGAWYPIGGASEIAYHMIPIVEKAGGXVLVRAPVNRILFNDNKEAIGVSVMKGQEEVHVHAPMVISNAGIFNTYQQLLPKELQDMPAIQKQLGMMKNGAGGLSIFLGLTGTKEDLGLKADNYWIFTEHNMDELVETYLKGNREESAKSVPILFVASPSAKDPTWEERSPGKSTLSLVSFANYEWFEEWKDDKVTNRGTDYKELKQIFCDSILEVVMSVFPKITRDKVEFIEAGTPITNTHYIGAPKGEIYGADHGTARFSAECNATVRPQTPLKNLYLTGQDVFVCGFAGALAGALTCGSVILNRNLHLDAVALAKKTKRVDTKKLK; encoded by the exons ATGTGGATCATTGTAGCAATCATTTGTGCTGCTCTAGCTGCATTACTATACAAATATGTGTTCCGTACATCCGGACTAAATCCTTTCGATATCGACACTCGTGAGCCGCTTAAACCACTGGTCACCCAAAAGAAGGAGAAAAACAAAGTTCTGAAGCAGA GTTTCTTGGCCAGTAAAGTACCTGAGAAACTAGATGCCATTGTCATTGGCAGTGGAATTGGTGGTCTTGGGGTGGCGGTGCTGCTGGCTAAGGTTGGAAAGCGGGTCCTGGTTCTGGAGCAACATGATCGGGCT GGAGGCTGCTGCCACACCTTCACAGAGAAAGGCTTTGAGTTTGACGTGG GTATCCACTACATCGGAGACCTGTTGGAACATAAGCCCTTCCGCTGCATGCTTGACCAGCTGACCAATGGTCAGCTGCAGTGGGAGCCACTGAACAACCCCTTTGACCAGGTGGTGTTGGGCCCTCCTGGAAACAGGCGCACCTACCCCATCTACAGTGGCAGGAACCGTTTCCCTGACGAGCTGAAGAAGTTATTTCCTGGGGAGGAGGCGGCCATCGATGAGTACATGAGGCTGGTCAAG AAAGCAGGACACAACATTTGGTTCCTGGTTCTGCTGAAGCTCATTCCTGTCCCCCTGGCCAAGTTCCTGGTGTACACAGGCCTGGCCAATCGTCTGTCATTCTTCTTCCGCATGGCGTCTCGCAGCGTGACAGAGGTGGTCAACGAGCTAACTAAGAACAATGACCTCAGGGTCATCTTCAGCTACATTTTTGGCACTTACG GTAACATGCCCAAGGAAGCCAGCTTCTCCATGCACAGCCTGATGGTCTGCCACTACCTGACTGGTGCCTGGTACCCAATAGGAGGAGCCAGTGAGATCGCCTATCACATGATCCCTATCGTTGAGAAAGCCGGGG GCGTACTCGTCCGTGCCCCAGTCAACCGCATCCTGTTCAACGACAACAAGGAGGCTATTG GTGTGAGCGTGATGAAGGGTCAGGAGGAGGTCCATGTGCATGCTCCAATGGTCATCTCCAACGCCGGCATCTTCAACACCTATCAGCAGCTGCTGCCTAAGGAACTCCAGGACATGCCAG CCATCCAGAAGCAGCTTGGTATGATGAAAAACGGGGCGGGAGGTCTGAGCATCTTCCTGGGCCTGACTGGAACCAAGGAGGACCTGGGCCTCAAAGCAGACAACTACTGGATCTTCACAGAGCACAACATGGATGAACT GGTTGAGACCTATCTGAAGGGTAACCGGGAGGAGTCAGCGAAAAGTGTTCCCatcctctttgttgcctctccATCAGCCAAAGATCCCACCTGGGAGGAACGATCACCAG GCAAGTCCACCCTGAGTCTGGTGAGCTTTGCTAACTATGAGTGGTTTGAGGAGTGGAAGGATGACAAGGTGACCAACAGAGGGACTGATTACAAGGAGCTGAAGCAGATATTCTGTGACTCGATTCTGGAGGTGGTGATGAGCGTCTTCCCCAAGATTACCAGGGACAAG gttGAGTTCATCGAGGCTGGAACACCcataacaaacacacactacatTGGAGCCCCAAAAGGGGAGATCTATGGAGCAGACCATGGCACAGCTCGTTTCAGCGCTGAGTGCAATGCCACCGTGAGGCCCCAGACACCCCTGAAGAACCTCTACCTCACAG GTcaggatgtgtttgtgtgtggcttTGCTGGTGCACTGGCTGGGGCTCTGACCTGTGGTTCTGTCATCCTCAACCGTAACCTGCACCTGGATGCCGTCGCTCTGGCCAAGAAGACCAAACGTGTCGACACTAAGAAGTTGAAGTAG
- the cdk21 gene encoding cyclin-dependent kinase 6 isoform X2, whose product MMARAQRSSARCLSDGEIGEGAYGKVYKAREVRDQQRLVAVKKLNIPGHTESGIPAFMIREVALLRKIGYFNHPNIVKLLDVSAGLKNRSLDLTLVFEYIDQDLSTFLTTVPSTGLSLDKIKDVMVQLLQGLDFLHTNMLVHRDLKPENVLVSSRGEVKIADFGLARIYTYHIALTPCVVTLWYRAPEVLLHSGYMSSVDMWSAGCIFAELFLLRPLFRGYTEAQQLQKIFEVIGLPSEEDWPRESPISYSRSWCPRDPCTQLLSNLGQEENNLLLQCLEFSPTNRISASRALSHPFLVCA is encoded by the exons ATGATGGCACGCGCACAGAGGTCTTCTGCAAGATGTCTATCGGATGGTG AGATAGGCGAAGGCGCATATGGCAAGGTGTACAAGGCCAGAGAGGTCCGCGATCAACAGCGACTCGTAGCGGTGAAGAAGTTGAACATACCCGGACACACGGAGAGTGGGATTCCTGCTTTCATGATCCGAGAGGTGGCGCTCTTGCGTAAGATCGGGTATTTCAACCATCCCAACATTGTAAA GTTGTTGGACGTATCTGCTGGTCTGAAGAACAGGAGTTTGGACCTGACGCTGGTGTTTGAGTACATCGACCAAGACCTGTCTACCTTCCTCACCACGGTCCCCAGCACTGGACTGAGTCTTGACAAAATTAAA GATGTGATGGTGCAGCTGCTGCAGGGGCTGGACTTCCTGCACACCAACATGCTGGTGCACCGCGACCTGAAGCCAGAGAATGTACTGGTTAGTAGCCGTGGAGAGGTGAAGATCGCTGACTTTGGGCTGGCACGCATCTACACCTATCACATCGCCCTTACACCCTGT gtgGTGACACTGTGGTACAGGGCCCCCGAGGTTCTGCTCCACTCTGGTTACATGTCCTCCGTGGACATGTGGAGCGCTGGCTGCATTTTTGCCGAACTGTTCCTTTTGAGACCGTTGTTCCGTGGATACACTGAGGCTCAGCAGCTCCAGAAAATCTTTGA GGTGATTGGCTTGCCCAGCGAGGAGGACTGGCCCAGGGAGAGCCCCATCTCATACTCCCGTAGCTGGTGCCCCAGGGACCCCTGCACCCAGCTCTTATCCAACCTGGGCCAGGAGGAGAACAACCTACTCCTT CAATGTCTAGAGTTCAGCCCGACCAATCGCATCTCAGCTTCCAGAGCCCTCTCCCACCCTTTCCTGGTGTGCGCCTGA
- the cdk21 gene encoding cyclin-dependent kinase 6 isoform X1 — protein sequence MEVNGCDEHQNYEILAEIGEGAYGKVYKAREVRDQQRLVAVKKLNIPGHTESGIPAFMIREVALLRKIGYFNHPNIVKLLDVSAGLKNRSLDLTLVFEYIDQDLSTFLTTVPSTGLSLDKIKDVMVQLLQGLDFLHTNMLVHRDLKPENVLVSSRGEVKIADFGLARIYTYHIALTPCVVTLWYRAPEVLLHSGYMSSVDMWSAGCIFAELFLLRPLFRGYTEAQQLQKIFEVIGLPSEEDWPRESPISYSRSWCPRDPCTQLLSNLGQEENNLLLQCLEFSPTNRISASRALSHPFLVCA from the exons ATGGAGGTCAATGGGTGCGATGAACATCAGAATTATGAAATACTTGCAGAGATAGGCGAAGGCGCATATGGCAAGGTGTACAAGGCCAGAGAGGTCCGCGATCAACAGCGACTCGTAGCGGTGAAGAAGTTGAACATACCCGGACACACGGAGAGTGGGATTCCTGCTTTCATGATCCGAGAGGTGGCGCTCTTGCGTAAGATCGGGTATTTCAACCATCCCAACATTGTAAA GTTGTTGGACGTATCTGCTGGTCTGAAGAACAGGAGTTTGGACCTGACGCTGGTGTTTGAGTACATCGACCAAGACCTGTCTACCTTCCTCACCACGGTCCCCAGCACTGGACTGAGTCTTGACAAAATTAAA GATGTGATGGTGCAGCTGCTGCAGGGGCTGGACTTCCTGCACACCAACATGCTGGTGCACCGCGACCTGAAGCCAGAGAATGTACTGGTTAGTAGCCGTGGAGAGGTGAAGATCGCTGACTTTGGGCTGGCACGCATCTACACCTATCACATCGCCCTTACACCCTGT gtgGTGACACTGTGGTACAGGGCCCCCGAGGTTCTGCTCCACTCTGGTTACATGTCCTCCGTGGACATGTGGAGCGCTGGCTGCATTTTTGCCGAACTGTTCCTTTTGAGACCGTTGTTCCGTGGATACACTGAGGCTCAGCAGCTCCAGAAAATCTTTGA GGTGATTGGCTTGCCCAGCGAGGAGGACTGGCCCAGGGAGAGCCCCATCTCATACTCCCGTAGCTGGTGCCCCAGGGACCCCTGCACCCAGCTCTTATCCAACCTGGGCCAGGAGGAGAACAACCTACTCCTT CAATGTCTAGAGTTCAGCCCGACCAATCGCATCTCAGCTTCCAGAGCCCTCTCCCACCCTTTCCTGGTGTGCGCCTGA
- the cdk21 gene encoding cyclin-dependent kinase 4 isoform X3 — MIREVALLRKIGYFNHPNIVKLLDVSAGLKNRSLDLTLVFEYIDQDLSTFLTTVPSTGLSLDKIKDVMVQLLQGLDFLHTNMLVHRDLKPENVLVSSRGEVKIADFGLARIYTYHIALTPCVVTLWYRAPEVLLHSGYMSSVDMWSAGCIFAELFLLRPLFRGYTEAQQLQKIFEVIGLPSEEDWPRESPISYSRSWCPRDPCTQLLSNLGQEENNLLLQCLEFSPTNRISASRALSHPFLVCA, encoded by the exons ATGATCCGAGAGGTGGCGCTCTTGCGTAAGATCGGGTATTTCAACCATCCCAACATTGTAAA GTTGTTGGACGTATCTGCTGGTCTGAAGAACAGGAGTTTGGACCTGACGCTGGTGTTTGAGTACATCGACCAAGACCTGTCTACCTTCCTCACCACGGTCCCCAGCACTGGACTGAGTCTTGACAAAATTAAA GATGTGATGGTGCAGCTGCTGCAGGGGCTGGACTTCCTGCACACCAACATGCTGGTGCACCGCGACCTGAAGCCAGAGAATGTACTGGTTAGTAGCCGTGGAGAGGTGAAGATCGCTGACTTTGGGCTGGCACGCATCTACACCTATCACATCGCCCTTACACCCTGT gtgGTGACACTGTGGTACAGGGCCCCCGAGGTTCTGCTCCACTCTGGTTACATGTCCTCCGTGGACATGTGGAGCGCTGGCTGCATTTTTGCCGAACTGTTCCTTTTGAGACCGTTGTTCCGTGGATACACTGAGGCTCAGCAGCTCCAGAAAATCTTTGA GGTGATTGGCTTGCCCAGCGAGGAGGACTGGCCCAGGGAGAGCCCCATCTCATACTCCCGTAGCTGGTGCCCCAGGGACCCCTGCACCCAGCTCTTATCCAACCTGGGCCAGGAGGAGAACAACCTACTCCTT CAATGTCTAGAGTTCAGCCCGACCAATCGCATCTCAGCTTCCAGAGCCCTCTCCCACCCTTTCCTGGTGTGCGCCTGA